A section of the Marinoscillum sp. 108 genome encodes:
- a CDS encoding sigma-54 dependent transcriptional regulator, translating to MGQKPFTIFVVEDDDWYRKLLHHNLTLNPEYRVETFANGEAFLKQINEKPDVVTLDYRLPDYNGEDLLKKIKAADPGIEVLIISEQSEIETAVSLLKAGAYDYITKTEDIRDRLLNVVQHINKNRSLKTQLENLQTEVAQKYEFETSIIGQSKEMKKVFQMMQKATTNNISVIITGETGTGKEMVAKSIHYNSPRSKKSFVAVNMSAIPKELAESELFGHEKGAFTGAANRHAGKFEQAHGGTLFLDEIGEMAPELQAKLLRALQEKEIVRVGGTEPVKVDCRIIAATHRNLLDEMKKGAFREDLYYRLFGLPVELPPLRDRENDIVILAKHFAESFYKENDMPPKTFTKDALKKLMTYSYPGNIRELKSIVELSVVMAEDHEITAEDITFTQSNPITELFDEALTMKDYELRIVKMYLKNHNDDIKKVAELLDIGQSTIYRMLKKEK from the coding sequence ATGGGTCAAAAGCCATTTACAATTTTTGTAGTAGAAGATGATGACTGGTATAGAAAGCTCCTCCATCACAACCTCACCCTGAACCCTGAATACCGGGTGGAGACCTTTGCCAATGGAGAAGCTTTTCTGAAGCAGATCAATGAAAAGCCGGATGTGGTCACCCTGGACTACCGCCTGCCAGACTATAATGGAGAGGACCTGCTCAAAAAGATAAAAGCGGCGGACCCAGGCATCGAAGTGCTCATCATCTCGGAGCAAAGTGAAATAGAAACGGCCGTTTCCTTGCTGAAAGCCGGGGCTTATGACTACATCACCAAGACCGAAGACATTCGCGATCGCCTCCTCAATGTGGTCCAGCACATCAACAAAAACCGCTCACTCAAAACCCAGCTGGAAAATCTCCAGACGGAGGTAGCTCAGAAGTATGAGTTTGAGACATCTATCATAGGCCAGAGCAAGGAAATGAAAAAGGTCTTTCAGATGATGCAAAAGGCCACTACCAACAACATCTCGGTGATCATCACCGGTGAGACTGGTACCGGTAAGGAAATGGTGGCCAAATCCATCCACTACAACTCACCCAGAAGTAAGAAATCCTTTGTGGCGGTCAATATGAGTGCCATCCCCAAGGAGTTGGCAGAAAGTGAGCTTTTCGGCCATGAAAAAGGTGCCTTCACCGGAGCAGCCAACAGACATGCAGGCAAGTTTGAGCAGGCACACGGCGGCACCCTGTTCCTGGATGAAATAGGTGAAATGGCTCCTGAGCTGCAGGCCAAACTGCTGCGAGCACTTCAGGAAAAGGAAATCGTGCGTGTAGGGGGTACCGAACCAGTAAAGGTGGACTGCAGGATCATAGCCGCTACCCATAGAAACCTGCTGGACGAGATGAAAAAAGGCGCCTTCAGGGAAGACCTCTATTACCGGCTCTTTGGGCTACCGGTAGAGCTGCCCCCCTTACGCGATCGTGAGAATGACATTGTGATCCTGGCCAAACACTTCGCGGAGAGTTTCTATAAAGAAAACGATATGCCGCCGAAAACCTTCACGAAGGATGCCCTGAAAAAGCTCATGACCTACTCCTATCCGGGAAATATCCGGGAGCTCAAATCCATCGTGGAGCTATCCGTGGTGATGGCGGAAGACCATGAGATTACTGCCGAAGATATCACCTTCACTCAGTCTAATCCCATCACCGAACTCTTCGATGAAGCGCTCACCATGAAGGACTACGAACTTAGAATCGTGAAAATGTACCTCAAAAACCACAACGATGACATCAAAAAAGTGGCCGAGCTGCTGGACATTGGTCAGTCCACCATCTATCGGATGCTGAAAAAAGAGAAGTGA
- a CDS encoding porin family protein, producing the protein MKFKILFLATMCIFFTSAQAQRAGLKGGVNFTNLYVDDVDDENMKVGFNVGLFHRSDISNNFAIQPEFLFTQKGSEIQYSGFLGGSGKYRFNLNYLEVPVLAMAKIGSFNIHAGPYLGFLVGAKVKDIDDDGSVNDVESLDRDDFNTFDYGIAGGIGFDFPDGMLGLRYNYGFVEIGQSGVAGQATENSKNSALQLYLGFDF; encoded by the coding sequence ATGAAATTCAAAATACTATTTCTAGCCACAATGTGTATCTTTTTCACCTCTGCCCAGGCTCAGCGAGCTGGACTCAAAGGGGGTGTGAACTTCACCAATCTCTACGTGGACGATGTGGACGATGAAAACATGAAAGTTGGATTCAATGTGGGTTTATTCCACCGGTCAGACATCAGCAACAATTTTGCCATACAGCCCGAGTTTCTTTTTACTCAGAAGGGATCCGAAATACAGTATAGTGGGTTTCTTGGTGGCAGCGGAAAATACCGATTCAACCTCAACTACCTGGAAGTACCTGTACTGGCCATGGCCAAGATAGGGAGCTTCAACATTCACGCTGGCCCCTATCTGGGATTTCTGGTGGGTGCCAAAGTGAAGGACATTGACGATGATGGTAGTGTAAACGACGTGGAGTCTCTGGATCGTGATGACTTCAATACATTTGATTACGGTATTGCCGGAGGTATAGGGTTTGACTTTCCTGATGGCATGCTTGGCCTAAGGTATAACTACGGCTTTGTGGAGATTGGACAAAGCGGGGTAGCCGGACAGGCCACCGAAAACTCTAAAAACTCTGCCCTGCAACTTTACCTTGGATTCGACTTTTAA
- a CDS encoding ATP-binding protein, which yields MAFDITLSGEERLFVGSLQISVKRSHIANFLGILLIILTISLAGAGFITYRNLEEIVSKLETDDRSNENLLQYKEILVNLHDMENQVESYELTSDPKYIERYNRSISRVFARVDSINGLNQTDTELLVFNDSLRSLINEKTYTLNQLIDFRSNQKQDDFKELEGFLDAISANPKPPAQTKKDTTGLSAPEEKKGFFKRLLAKKPEPVATPKVNQDSIILAEKKQYHSQINSKVDQMRSSQRLVSQRQREKEMNLLSAHFGIQNQIIDLVTFLESRETTKVKIKAIKAKELANQTSQQITLFFSLATLLLLSSVIIMVTYVQRNGRYQELLRESKKSAETLAKAKERFFANMSHEIRTPMNAISGFTKVLLRTELNEEQKEQVEIIHKSSEHLLRLLNDILDFSKLQAEKLQLETTPFSIRQVCDDSITLLKASAAHKGLKLYSELDNVPEYVLGDPHRLRQIILNLLNNGIKYTEKGEVALLVSGERKQNKFHVALEVKDTGIGISKNHQLRLFQEFEQANQSSFSKGTGLGLAITKRLVNLHHGSIRLDSKEGEGTSVFVKMAYPLTDKQPVEESTKETKHDFQGVHVLIADDEPFNTKLLATILSKKQITFDVAHDGTSALKLAMTKPYHMLLLDLKMPGHTGWELLEEIKSTAGPNQNTPMIALTATVSSLDKSRGTTFHFDHIMRKPFEEAELFDSIANALNIAPPEDSQKRVTDLSSLMQMGDQQFVEDMVETFINGAKEGLQQISTALKNQAYEDISLVAHRIVAPARHFKAGQLVDLLKNLEKRADDRDSTITEADLNHIRQELDQVIASLRSALQAQIFN from the coding sequence ATGGCTTTTGATATAACACTTAGCGGAGAAGAGCGTTTATTTGTAGGATCATTACAAATAAGCGTGAAGAGAAGTCATATTGCCAATTTTCTGGGAATCCTGCTAATTATACTTACCATTTCCCTGGCAGGTGCAGGGTTCATCACCTATAGGAATCTGGAGGAGATTGTCTCCAAGCTGGAGACAGATGATCGCTCCAATGAGAACCTTCTCCAATACAAAGAGATATTGGTGAACCTGCACGATATGGAAAACCAGGTGGAGTCTTACGAGCTCACCAGTGATCCCAAATATATAGAAAGGTACAACCGAAGCATTTCGAGGGTATTTGCCCGTGTGGACTCCATCAATGGGCTCAACCAAACTGACACAGAGCTGCTCGTTTTCAACGACTCGCTGAGATCGCTGATCAATGAAAAAACCTATACACTTAACCAGCTAATTGATTTCCGATCCAATCAGAAGCAGGATGACTTCAAAGAACTAGAAGGCTTTTTGGATGCGATATCCGCCAATCCCAAACCTCCTGCTCAAACAAAAAAAGATACCACCGGGCTCTCAGCACCAGAAGAGAAAAAAGGGTTTTTCAAGCGACTATTGGCCAAAAAGCCTGAACCTGTGGCCACCCCGAAGGTCAATCAGGACAGTATCATTCTGGCCGAGAAAAAACAATATCATTCTCAGATTAATAGCAAGGTGGATCAAATGAGATCCAGCCAGCGACTGGTCAGTCAGCGCCAGCGTGAAAAGGAGATGAACCTCCTTTCGGCTCATTTTGGCATTCAAAACCAAATAATAGACCTGGTGACATTTCTGGAAAGCCGTGAAACCACCAAGGTGAAAATCAAGGCCATCAAGGCTAAAGAACTGGCCAATCAAACCAGTCAGCAGATCACCCTGTTTTTCAGCCTGGCTACGCTCCTGCTGCTCTCGTCGGTGATCATAATGGTGACCTACGTGCAGCGCAACGGCCGCTATCAGGAGCTCCTGCGGGAGTCTAAAAAATCGGCCGAAACCCTGGCCAAAGCCAAAGAGCGGTTCTTCGCCAACATGAGCCATGAAATCCGTACACCGATGAACGCCATATCGGGTTTCACCAAAGTCCTCCTGAGAACCGAGCTGAATGAAGAACAAAAGGAGCAGGTAGAAATCATTCACAAATCCAGTGAACACCTGCTGAGACTCCTCAATGACATCCTGGACTTCTCAAAGCTACAGGCGGAAAAACTCCAACTGGAGACAACACCCTTCAGTATCCGTCAGGTCTGCGATGACAGCATTACGCTACTAAAAGCCAGCGCCGCGCACAAAGGATTGAAACTCTATAGCGAGCTTGATAATGTACCTGAGTATGTACTGGGAGATCCGCATCGGCTCAGGCAAATCATACTCAACCTGCTGAACAACGGCATCAAATACACCGAAAAAGGCGAAGTGGCGCTACTGGTAAGCGGAGAGCGCAAGCAAAACAAATTCCACGTGGCCCTGGAGGTAAAAGATACTGGAATAGGGATTTCCAAAAACCATCAACTGAGGCTCTTTCAGGAGTTTGAGCAGGCCAATCAGAGTTCATTCTCTAAGGGTACAGGGCTGGGACTGGCCATTACCAAGAGGCTTGTCAATCTGCATCATGGAAGTATACGTCTTGACAGCAAGGAAGGAGAAGGCACCTCAGTATTTGTGAAAATGGCCTATCCGCTCACTGACAAGCAGCCCGTGGAAGAATCTACCAAAGAGACAAAACATGATTTTCAGGGAGTACATGTACTGATTGCAGACGATGAGCCCTTCAACACCAAGCTGCTGGCTACCATTCTCAGTAAAAAACAAATCACCTTTGATGTGGCACATGATGGCACCAGCGCTCTGAAGTTGGCCATGACCAAACCGTATCACATGCTCCTGCTCGATCTTAAGATGCCAGGCCATACCGGATGGGAGCTACTCGAAGAGATCAAATCCACAGCTGGGCCCAATCAAAACACTCCAATGATCGCCCTCACAGCCACTGTCTCCAGCCTGGACAAAAGTCGGGGGACCACTTTCCATTTTGATCACATTATGAGAAAGCCATTTGAAGAAGCCGAACTTTTTGATTCTATAGCCAACGCTCTGAACATCGCCCCACCAGAAGATTCCCAAAAAAGGGTCACCGACCTTTCCTCGCTGATGCAAATGGGTGACCAACAGTTTGTGGAAGACATGGTAGAGACCTTTATCAATGGGGCAAAGGAAGGCCTTCAGCAGATCAGTACCGCTTTGAAAAATCAAGCATACGAAGACATTTCGCTCGTTGCACACAGAATAGTAGCTCCCGCCAGACACTTCAAAGCGGGACAATTAGTAGATTTATTGAAGAACCTGGAAAAACGAGCCGATGACCGGGATTCTACCATTACAGAGGCCGATCTGAACCATATCCGACAGGAACTGGATCAAGTCATAGCCTCCCTGAGATCAGCCCTTCAGGCGCAGATATTCAACTGA